From Acidobacteriaceae bacterium, the proteins below share one genomic window:
- a CDS encoding A24 family peptidase has product MQAISSIELSFTAAVVFVGACTDVYSRRVPNWLTLPALAISLVLQGMHGFIPCMEALLAVVIAGGIFLIFFLAGGMGGGDVKLIAAAAAGVGLSRLPALLVFTSLIGGAMAIFLAVRHRRVKSTLLNIASLTAHHASAGVLQPHPELHVRNQQALRLPYAVAIAAGTVLALCAQGVKG; this is encoded by the coding sequence ATGCAGGCAATTTCGAGTATTGAACTTAGCTTTACGGCGGCGGTCGTTTTCGTAGGCGCTTGTACGGACGTGTACAGCCGTCGGGTCCCTAACTGGCTAACGCTTCCCGCTTTGGCAATCTCCCTCGTCCTGCAGGGGATGCATGGTTTCATCCCCTGCATGGAGGCCCTACTGGCAGTTGTGATTGCGGGTGGCATCTTTCTGATTTTTTTCCTCGCTGGAGGCATGGGGGGCGGTGATGTGAAGCTGATCGCCGCTGCCGCTGCCGGAGTTGGCCTTAGCAGGCTTCCTGCTTTGCTTGTGTTTACTTCTCTGATCGGAGGGGCTATGGCGATCTTTCTGGCCGTGCGTCACCGCCGGGTAAAGTCGACGCTGCTCAATATTGCTTCTCTTACGGCACATCATGCTTCCGCCGGTGTGCTGCAACCGCATCCCGAGCTTCATGTCCGCAACCAGCAGGCACTGCGTCTTCCATACGCTGTCGCTATTGCTGCGGGCACTGTTTTGGCGCTATGTGCGCAGGGAGTAAAGGGATAA
- the galK gene encoding galactokinase — protein sequence MDLRSQQTSAPGRVNLLGEHTDYTGGLVLPMAIPFATTAELSAATDGYTFHSATFAGERTLRHDEHPEPRGDWSDYPVGVLRELQALGITPPPFVLSLSGNVPFGAGLSSSASVEVATCVALLRWANAKLSLPEIALLCQRAENRFVGSPCGIMDQAVITAATRDHALLLHTADLSFELLPLDRGELRHASIVICNSEVKHSVATGTYGLIRQQMEAGQSILRERFPSAQNLGLATVEQLESCREQMAHESYLRCRHVITENARVREAREAMLSGDVVRMGQLMLASHRSQRDDLGTSCPEIDTLVATAETLDGCFGARLTGGGFGGCTVNLVRKNAVPAFLKQLTAAYKAQWKIDAATYVCNATDGAVALHPEVLATEGVTR from the coding sequence ATGGATCTTCGCTCGCAGCAAACCTCCGCCCCCGGCCGCGTCAACCTGCTCGGCGAACACACCGACTACACCGGCGGCCTGGTACTTCCCATGGCGATCCCCTTCGCCACCACCGCAGAACTCAGCGCAGCCACCGACGGCTACACCTTCCACTCAGCAACCTTCGCAGGAGAGCGCACCCTGCGGCACGACGAACACCCTGAGCCACGCGGCGATTGGAGCGACTACCCCGTCGGCGTCCTCCGCGAGCTACAAGCACTCGGCATCACACCGCCACCGTTTGTTTTGTCACTGTCTGGGAACGTTCCCTTCGGTGCCGGCCTCAGCTCTTCTGCGTCGGTAGAAGTCGCCACCTGCGTTGCCCTGCTGCGCTGGGCCAACGCCAAGCTTTCTCTGCCCGAAATTGCCCTGCTCTGCCAGCGCGCCGAAAACCGCTTCGTCGGTTCCCCCTGCGGCATCATGGACCAGGCCGTCATCACCGCCGCCACCCGCGACCACGCACTGCTGCTGCACACCGCCGACCTCAGCTTCGAGCTCCTCCCGCTCGACCGTGGCGAGCTTCGCCACGCCTCCATCGTCATCTGCAACTCCGAGGTCAAGCACTCCGTCGCCACAGGAACCTACGGCCTCATCCGCCAGCAGATGGAGGCCGGGCAAAGCATCCTCCGCGAACGCTTTCCCAGCGCACAAAACCTCGGCCTGGCGACCGTCGAACAGCTCGAAAGCTGTCGCGAGCAGATGGCGCACGAATCCTACCTGCGCTGCCGCCACGTCATTACCGAAAATGCTCGTGTCCGTGAAGCCCGCGAGGCGATGCTATCCGGCGACGTCGTGCGCATGGGCCAACTCATGCTCGCGAGCCACCGCAGCCAGCGCGACGATCTCGGCACAAGCTGCCCGGAGATCGACACCCTCGTCGCCACCGCCGAAACCCTCGACGGCTGCTTCGGAGCACGGCTTACCGGCGGAGGCTTCGGAGGCTGCACCGTAAACCTCGTCCGCAAAAACGCCGTCCCCGCCTTCCTCAAGCAACTCACCGCAGCCTACAAAGCGCAGTGGAAGATTGATGCAGCCACCTACGTCTGCAACGCCACGGACGGCGCCGTCGCCCTGCACCCCGAAGTCCTCGCCACCGAAGGAGTTACCCGTTGA
- a CDS encoding peptidase M61 — protein MRHRFLSAAVLGLSCVGSAWAQLERGPLPVAMPPAIESPRDIPFPGSISLKVDGRDVTHRVIAVRESVPVVPGKLTMLYPEWIPGYHSGYGPIQRVGGLAFTAGGKRLAWRRDSVNMYAFHLDIPAGVQTLEVSFDYLTAVGPGTGRVEFTPQMLDLSWNTVLLYPAGYFSRQIHFVPSVQLPKGWQFASALEKASQAGDTTHFQDVTLNTLVDSPLVAGKYFERLDLSPNAAVPVHLDVFADEAKYLKMEPAQLEEHRKLVEEALKLFGSHHYQHYDFLLMLSNAIGGQGLEHHQSSEDATEADYFTNWAAQTPKNDLLAHEFVHSWNGKFRRPDALWTPNFNVPMRNEMLWVYEGLTQYWGYQLAARSGLRTAETTKDLLAAVAAGMQDNRGREWRSVEDTGNQPILGQHGANSWPSWERQSDYYMEGVLVWLDVDMKIRELSHGSRSLDDFAKRFAGVRDGSVVTDVYNFGDIVALLQSLQPYDWSSFLHSRVYDVQCSIPEGGFVDGGYRLVYNDTMPAWMASAKPAYIPGQNVAALGFTGNGSYGTSLGFSITPSATLSRVWWNSPAFHAGLLPGMQVISINGQAYTEEVLRKAITDAEGGSKSPIVLTVKEDGQLREVTLAYHEGLRYPHLERIPGTADRLSEMLAAH, from the coding sequence ATGCGCCATCGTTTTCTCTCTGCAGCCGTTCTTGGACTGTCTTGTGTTGGAAGTGCATGGGCTCAACTGGAGCGTGGCCCGCTTCCGGTAGCGATGCCTCCTGCGATCGAATCCCCGAGAGATATCCCGTTTCCGGGCAGCATCTCGTTGAAAGTGGATGGCAGAGACGTCACACATCGTGTGATTGCGGTGCGGGAGAGCGTTCCTGTTGTGCCGGGGAAGCTGACGATGCTGTATCCCGAGTGGATCCCGGGCTATCACTCGGGTTATGGGCCGATCCAGAGAGTGGGCGGGCTTGCGTTCACTGCTGGCGGAAAGCGGCTGGCATGGCGCCGTGACAGCGTGAATATGTACGCGTTCCATCTGGATATCCCCGCAGGTGTACAGACGCTTGAGGTGAGCTTTGACTACCTGACTGCGGTTGGGCCGGGGACTGGTCGCGTCGAGTTCACGCCGCAGATGCTGGACCTTTCGTGGAACACGGTGCTGCTCTACCCGGCCGGTTATTTCTCTCGGCAGATTCATTTTGTTCCGTCGGTGCAGTTGCCGAAGGGGTGGCAGTTTGCCTCTGCGCTGGAGAAGGCTTCGCAAGCTGGCGACACGACGCACTTTCAGGATGTGACGCTGAATACGCTGGTGGATTCGCCGCTGGTTGCGGGCAAATACTTTGAGCGTCTTGATCTATCGCCAAACGCTGCCGTGCCGGTCCACCTGGATGTCTTTGCGGATGAAGCAAAGTATCTGAAGATGGAGCCTGCGCAGTTGGAAGAGCACCGCAAGCTTGTCGAAGAAGCTCTCAAGCTTTTCGGCTCTCATCATTATCAGCACTATGATTTTCTGCTGATGCTGAGTAACGCCATCGGTGGCCAGGGGTTGGAGCATCACCAGTCGAGCGAGGATGCCACCGAGGCGGACTACTTTACGAACTGGGCGGCGCAGACGCCGAAGAATGATCTGCTCGCGCACGAATTTGTGCACTCGTGGAATGGCAAGTTTCGCCGCCCGGATGCATTGTGGACGCCGAACTTCAACGTTCCGATGCGCAACGAAATGCTCTGGGTGTATGAAGGGCTCACGCAGTATTGGGGCTATCAGCTGGCGGCGCGTTCAGGGCTGCGAACGGCTGAGACCACGAAGGATCTTCTTGCGGCGGTTGCTGCCGGTATGCAGGACAATCGCGGGCGGGAGTGGCGTTCAGTCGAAGATACGGGAAACCAGCCGATCCTCGGGCAGCATGGTGCGAACAGCTGGCCGAGTTGGGAGCGCCAGTCGGATTACTACATGGAAGGCGTGCTGGTCTGGCTCGACGTCGACATGAAGATTCGCGAACTCTCGCACGGATCACGGAGCCTCGACGATTTTGCGAAGCGCTTCGCCGGTGTTCGTGACGGCAGCGTTGTTACCGACGTGTATAACTTCGGCGATATCGTCGCCCTGCTGCAGAGCCTGCAGCCCTATGACTGGAGCAGCTTCCTGCACTCGCGAGTGTATGACGTGCAGTGCTCGATTCCCGAAGGTGGCTTTGTGGATGGCGGCTATCGGCTTGTCTATAACGACACGATGCCTGCATGGATGGCTTCGGCAAAGCCTGCGTACATTCCCGGCCAGAACGTTGCGGCCCTTGGCTTCACAGGCAATGGAAGCTACGGCACATCGCTTGGTTTCAGCATCACGCCCTCTGCCACGCTGAGCCGGGTGTGGTGGAACAGCCCGGCGTTTCACGCGGGTCTGCTGCCTGGAATGCAGGTGATAAGCATTAACGGGCAGGCCTATACGGAAGAGGTTCTTCGGAAGGCGATTACTGATGCGGAGGGAGGCTCCAAGTCACCGATCGTCCTGACGGTGAAAGAAGATGGCCAGCTCCGCGAGGTAACGCTGGCGTATCACGAAGGACTTCGCTATCCGCATCTCGAACGGATACCTGGAACGGCTGATCGCCTGAGCGAAATGCTCGCAGCGCACTAG
- the cpaB gene encoding Flp pilus assembly protein CpaB, giving the protein MLLALVIALAISGLFTFWLSHMFARSARHDAGKLRYVAPIHPMNAGDLIGAEDVHLVSWSGSVALAGAYTKPEDVTGKMLLYPIAVGEPILDRHISTAGAGLSAHIPAGMRALSLRSDEVVGVAGYLLPGTRVDVLVTLRPTTVSQDPLTSTVLQDAQVLTAGQKMQPDPEGKATRVDVVTLLVSPQDAERVVLASSQGTLHFVLRNGLDRAVAPDSSVRLSSLAPDLKPAVQTRAPSEAAHAKPVRAPLPPSPPRYSVQMIRGDKQSVETF; this is encoded by the coding sequence TTGTTGCTTGCGCTTGTGATTGCGCTTGCCATCTCCGGATTATTTACGTTCTGGCTTAGCCACATGTTCGCGCGGTCTGCGCGACATGACGCAGGCAAGCTTCGCTATGTCGCTCCTATTCACCCGATGAACGCCGGCGATCTGATCGGAGCGGAAGATGTACACCTGGTTTCCTGGAGCGGAAGTGTTGCGCTGGCGGGGGCCTATACCAAGCCTGAGGATGTCACCGGCAAGATGCTGTTGTATCCGATCGCGGTAGGAGAACCTATCCTGGATCGCCACATCAGCACGGCAGGGGCAGGGCTCTCGGCTCATATTCCCGCAGGAATGCGTGCTCTCTCTCTGCGTTCGGATGAAGTGGTGGGTGTCGCTGGATATCTTCTGCCGGGAACGCGAGTCGATGTGCTCGTTACGCTTCGCCCAACGACGGTTAGCCAGGATCCTTTAACGTCCACAGTTCTGCAGGACGCCCAGGTACTGACCGCCGGGCAGAAGATGCAGCCCGACCCTGAAGGCAAAGCCACACGCGTGGATGTTGTCACATTACTGGTCTCTCCTCAGGATGCCGAGCGCGTCGTTCTGGCGAGCTCGCAGGGCACTCTTCACTTCGTTCTTCGCAATGGCCTGGATCGTGCGGTGGCTCCGGATAGTTCGGTTAGGCTCTCTTCGCTCGCACCTGATCTCAAACCGGCGGTGCAGACTCGCGCACCGTCTGAAGCTGCTCATGCCAAACCTGTGCGTGCGCCCCTGCCTCCGTCTCCGCCACGTTACAGCGTGCAGATGATTCGTGGTGATAAGCAGTCCGTGGAGACATTCTGA
- a CDS encoding EAL domain-containing protein, which yields MRFFGWYLNFVHHARIPMPVEVVLLVAVLLGALIPLAILLYRRETRSRRSMKLQDEEKRLSQALEAQRVTTLRNEALTLEVRERQKTEAKLKHLAYHDPVTGLRNRAYLTEEIQSLLHKGPSPTGVIVLLYIDLDNFKTVNDMLGHRYGDVMLQEIGKRIQAAVRDEDVVARVGGDEFGVLMRNAQSVDRAFRLAQRLLTLIEEQIDLAGLAFTPAASIGLCRVQQDCTSPDVVLRNVDLALYRAKREGGSRVVIFDSTIHEEALATMRAKQEIKSAISNKEFVLFYQPLIDMRDHSIYGVEALIRWNHPRKGIVGPYEFISLMEESGQIVEVGAWGLKQACEDHKKMQELLDGNLVLSVNVSARQLELSDFVSTLRETLIESNIKPASLQLELTESILASETARIGALFQEIRSLGVKIAFDDFGTGYSSLSYMERYPIDTLKIDQTFVRRMRESPLNRDIVRFIVQLAHASGTNVTAEGVETAHEETELLSLGCAIAQGYLFSRPVPLDQIIGLLERGLPNAKKETKGRLFRIPARTEMV from the coding sequence ATGAGATTTTTTGGCTGGTATCTAAACTTCGTCCACCACGCCCGGATCCCCATGCCGGTCGAAGTCGTTTTGCTTGTAGCCGTGCTGCTGGGTGCGTTAATCCCGCTCGCCATTCTTCTTTATCGCCGCGAGACGCGTTCACGCCGCAGCATGAAGCTGCAGGATGAAGAAAAGCGGCTCTCGCAGGCGCTGGAAGCGCAACGCGTCACCACGCTGCGGAACGAAGCCCTTACCCTCGAAGTGCGTGAACGTCAGAAGACCGAGGCCAAGCTCAAACACCTGGCCTATCACGATCCAGTGACGGGCCTGCGTAACCGGGCTTATCTGACAGAGGAGATTCAGAGCCTGTTACACAAAGGCCCGAGCCCAACTGGCGTCATCGTGCTTCTGTATATCGACCTCGACAACTTCAAAACAGTGAACGACATGCTCGGCCATCGCTATGGCGACGTCATGCTGCAGGAGATCGGCAAGCGCATCCAGGCGGCGGTGCGGGATGAAGACGTTGTCGCGCGTGTTGGCGGCGACGAGTTCGGCGTGCTCATGCGCAACGCACAAAGCGTCGACAGGGCCTTCCGCCTGGCGCAGCGATTGCTCACTCTAATAGAAGAGCAGATTGACCTTGCAGGCCTGGCCTTCACCCCGGCCGCGTCCATCGGTCTCTGCCGCGTGCAGCAGGACTGCACCTCGCCGGACGTCGTACTGCGGAACGTGGACCTTGCCCTCTACCGCGCCAAGCGCGAGGGAGGCTCACGAGTCGTCATCTTTGATTCGACGATTCACGAAGAAGCCCTGGCCACGATGCGGGCCAAGCAGGAGATCAAATCCGCGATCAGTAATAAGGAGTTTGTCCTCTTCTACCAGCCCCTGATCGACATGCGCGACCACTCTATCTACGGCGTGGAAGCTCTCATCCGTTGGAACCATCCTCGCAAAGGTATTGTTGGTCCCTACGAGTTCATCTCGCTGATGGAAGAGAGTGGGCAAATTGTCGAAGTCGGCGCATGGGGTTTGAAGCAAGCCTGCGAAGACCACAAGAAAATGCAGGAACTCCTCGATGGGAACCTCGTTCTAAGCGTCAACGTCTCGGCCCGTCAGCTTGAACTCAGCGACTTTGTAAGCACCCTGCGCGAGACACTCATAGAAAGCAACATCAAGCCGGCCAGCCTCCAGCTTGAGCTGACAGAGAGCATTCTTGCTTCAGAAACCGCACGCATCGGCGCACTCTTTCAGGAGATTCGCTCCCTCGGCGTAAAGATCGCCTTCGATGATTTCGGTACGGGCTACTCTTCGCTCAGCTATATGGAGCGTTATCCCATCGACACGTTGAAGATTGACCAGACCTTTGTTCGGCGTATGAGAGAGTCTCCCCTGAACCGGGACATCGTGCGGTTCATCGTGCAGCTGGCCCACGCCAGCGGAACAAATGTAACCGCCGAGGGTGTCGAAACAGCCCATGAGGAAACAGAGCTGCTATCACTTGGCTGCGCCATCGCCCAGGGCTATCTCTTCAGCCGACCTGTCCCTCTCGACCAGATCATCGGTCTGCTGGAGCGTGGCCTGCCCAATGCGAAGAAGGAAACCAAAGGCAGGCTCTTCCGCATTCCTGCACGCACGGAGATGGTCTAG
- a CDS encoding carboxylesterase family protein, with the protein MLTRRRFLANSALACVATGYGFAASPTVDVKTPLGVVRGERMEGVRLFRGVPFAQPPVGELRFRPPLEPMPWSGVRNALQFAPAAVQPNGDAKEQSEDCLYLNVWTPDTPGPHPVFVWVHGGGFTGGRSSEAMFDGSTFAREGIVCVTVAYRLGVFGFMDWSPMLGETYAGSANNGLRDLIAALNWVQKNIASFGGDPKAVTLGGESAGAKLTDILMGVPAARPLFHQMISESGGAERVWSKQDARKIGEGWRAAWMQAAMPSSTEAALTADSSQIVKLQKQFEHDWPAHFPLRPELDDTLMQRWPLEVIRAGATRGKRLLLGTNLDESSAFIGPHPAKDPGAGDLGNLPVDTFAKIAAKYQTVYPEMPVELRRIRSTTAEEYWVPSIRVAEANIAGGGESFVYRLDFPEEKGRLAGFAFHSYELRFVWEHFEHRPSEAALALAKTIHEAWVSFIKGDVPAAPGLPQWPIFTPHGQKTMILNSRSRVEDRPHAAELGLWNGKLMQ; encoded by the coding sequence ATGCTTACTCGCCGCCGCTTTCTTGCGAACTCCGCTCTTGCCTGCGTGGCAACGGGCTACGGATTTGCCGCTTCTCCAACCGTGGACGTGAAGACGCCGCTGGGTGTTGTGCGTGGGGAGCGGATGGAGGGTGTGCGGCTGTTTCGTGGCGTCCCGTTTGCGCAGCCTCCGGTGGGTGAGTTGCGGTTTCGTCCTCCGCTGGAGCCGATGCCGTGGAGCGGCGTACGCAATGCCCTGCAGTTTGCGCCTGCCGCAGTGCAACCTAACGGGGATGCGAAGGAGCAAAGCGAAGACTGCCTCTATCTGAATGTCTGGACCCCGGATACGCCTGGACCGCACCCGGTGTTTGTCTGGGTGCATGGTGGTGGCTTTACAGGCGGCAGGTCGTCGGAGGCGATGTTCGATGGGAGCACATTTGCGCGTGAAGGCATCGTGTGCGTGACGGTCGCGTATCGGCTTGGTGTGTTTGGCTTTATGGACTGGTCGCCCATGCTGGGAGAAACCTATGCGGGCTCTGCAAACAACGGTCTGCGTGATCTGATTGCGGCGTTGAACTGGGTGCAGAAGAATATTGCTTCGTTTGGGGGCGATCCCAAAGCGGTGACGCTTGGCGGAGAGTCGGCGGGCGCGAAGCTCACGGATATTCTGATGGGCGTGCCTGCGGCGCGGCCGCTTTTTCACCAGATGATTTCAGAGAGTGGTGGCGCGGAGCGCGTGTGGTCGAAGCAGGATGCTCGCAAGATTGGGGAAGGCTGGCGAGCGGCCTGGATGCAGGCCGCGATGCCTTCGTCCACGGAGGCGGCGCTGACGGCAGACAGTAGCCAGATTGTGAAGCTGCAGAAGCAGTTTGAACATGACTGGCCGGCGCACTTCCCTTTGCGTCCAGAGCTGGACGACACGTTGATGCAGCGGTGGCCGCTGGAGGTTATCCGCGCAGGTGCCACGCGAGGCAAGCGGCTGCTGCTGGGAACGAACCTGGATGAAAGCTCGGCGTTTATCGGCCCGCATCCCGCAAAAGACCCCGGCGCTGGGGACCTGGGCAATCTTCCTGTGGACACCTTTGCAAAGATCGCGGCGAAGTATCAGACGGTCTATCCAGAGATGCCCGTTGAGTTGCGGCGCATCCGCAGCACGACGGCCGAAGAGTACTGGGTTCCGTCGATCCGAGTGGCGGAGGCGAACATCGCAGGCGGTGGGGAATCCTTTGTCTACCGGTTGGATTTTCCGGAGGAAAAGGGACGTCTTGCGGGCTTCGCGTTCCACAGTTATGAGCTGCGCTTTGTGTGGGAGCACTTCGAACACCGGCCCTCTGAAGCCGCGCTGGCGCTGGCAAAAACGATCCATGAGGCGTGGGTGAGCTTTATCAAGGGCGATGTGCCTGCCGCGCCGGGGCTGCCGCAGTGGCCGATATTTACCCCGCACGGGCAGAAGACGATGATCCTGAACAGCCGCAGTCGTGTCGAAGATCGTCCACATGCCGCTGAGTTAGGGCTCTGGAACGGAAAATTGATGCAGTAG
- a CDS encoding Flp family type IVb pilin: MKNICLTFKKLIADESGQDLIEYALIAALIGLAAIASLRALATSIQSVFSYIQTQLGSAIS; this comes from the coding sequence ATGAAGAACATTTGCCTCACGTTCAAGAAACTCATCGCGGATGAGTCTGGGCAGGACCTGATCGAGTACGCCCTTATCGCTGCCCTGATTGGTCTTGCTGCTATCGCATCCCTTCGGGCTTTGGCTACTTCCATCCAGAGTGTCTTCTCTTACATTCAGACACAGCTTGGCAGCGCTATTTCCTAA